A single Camarhynchus parvulus chromosome 5, STF_HiC, whole genome shotgun sequence DNA region contains:
- the GNG2 gene encoding guanine nucleotide-binding protein G(I)/G(S)/G(O) subunit gamma-2, whose product MASNNTASIAQARKLVEQLKMEANIDRIKVSKAAADLMAYCEAHAKEDPLLTPVPASENPFREKKFFCVIL is encoded by the exons ATGGCTAGCAACAACACTGCTAGCATAGCACAGGCCCGCAAGCTGGTGGAGCAGCTGAAGATGGAGGCCAACATCGACAGGATAAAG GtgtccaaagcagcagcagaccTGATGGCATACTGTGAAGCCCACGCCAAGGAGGACCCTCTATTGACTCCTGTCCCGGCCTCAGAAAACCCCTTTAGAGAGAAGAAGTTCTTCTGTGTGATCCTGTAA